One window of Rasiella rasia genomic DNA carries:
- a CDS encoding PorP/SprF family type IX secretion system membrane protein, with amino-acid sequence MKKLYITVLALLALGFYSQETLAQQDAQYTQYMYNTLSINPAYAGARDVFSFVGLYRSQWVGLDGAPRTFTASAHSPVGKKVGLGLNVTRDEIFISQETYIDIDFSYTLDVSEEGKLALGIKGGAHLLDIDTQRLNTGPFNPGDPESQINIDNKFSPQVGVGAYYYTQKFYLGLSVPNFIETEHYDESSNSNNSSATAKEKVNFYLMSGYAFDINENLKFKPAMLFKLVEGAPLQADLSANFLIHDKLTLGAAYRWSAALSGMVGFQISDQLMLGLAYDRETTELQQYNDGSYEVFLRFELFNKNKRMISPRFF; translated from the coding sequence ATGAAAAAATTATACATAACCGTTTTAGCGTTACTGGCCTTAGGATTTTATAGTCAAGAAACTTTGGCTCAACAGGATGCGCAATATACTCAGTATATGTACAACACCTTAAGTATTAACCCGGCCTATGCTGGTGCGCGCGACGTATTTAGTTTTGTAGGTCTCTACAGAAGTCAGTGGGTTGGTTTAGACGGGGCTCCGCGAACTTTTACGGCTTCGGCACATTCGCCAGTTGGTAAAAAAGTGGGCCTAGGTCTTAATGTTACTAGAGATGAAATATTTATTTCGCAAGAAACGTATATTGATATCGACTTTAGCTATACATTAGATGTTTCCGAAGAAGGAAAACTTGCTCTGGGAATTAAAGGTGGTGCACATTTGTTAGATATAGATACCCAACGTCTCAATACAGGGCCATTTAACCCTGGAGATCCAGAGTCGCAAATCAATATCGACAACAAATTTTCTCCACAGGTAGGGGTGGGAGCATACTATTACACTCAAAAGTTCTATTTAGGGTTAAGTGTTCCAAATTTTATAGAAACTGAACACTACGATGAATCTTCTAATAGTAACAATTCAAGTGCAACAGCAAAAGAAAAAGTTAATTTCTACCTTATGAGTGGATACGCATTTGATATTAATGAAAATCTTAAGTTTAAGCCAGCAATGTTATTTAAACTTGTTGAAGGAGCACCGCTTCAGGCAGATCTTTCGGCAAATTTCTTAATACATGATAAACTTACACTAGGTGCAGCGTACAGATGGAGCGCCGCACTAAGTGGAATGGTTGGTTTCCAAATTTCTGATCAACTAATGTTAGGTCTAGCTTACGATAGAGAAACTACAGAATTACAACAATATAATGATGGCTCTTACGAAGTCTTCTTACGTTTTGAACTTTTCAATAAAAACAAACGTATGATTTCACCAAGATTCTTTTAA
- a CDS encoding OmpA family protein: MKYFLKLSMAFALLAGFSGVAQEKAIENGNEEFNDFAFIDAREAYLAVAEEGYRDESMLKKLGDSYYFTADYSNAAKWYGALYDISDPMDPEYLYRYGLSLKSTKQYDASDNIMEEFYASKGQDYRANLFANERNYLAEIEAQSGRFELINVGFNSELSDFAPAFNQGNLVFASNRKKGNVSKRLHDWNEQPFLDLYTVTTGKEQGNEISKFGKGINTKYHESTAVFSKDGNTIYFTRNNYTEGDYKTGNNGINHLKLYRAKKNGSDWDVEELPFNSDDYSVAHPALSKDGKTLYFASDMPGGKGLSDLYKVTISGDGFGNPVSLGDGINTEGRETFPFVSSKDKLYFASDGHVGLGGLDVFVADMTTEGFGDVYNLGRPINSPVDDFTFVINGTTGIGYFASNREGGVGDDDIYSFNRVQNLITSCDQNLKGTVLDQNTNEAIGGATVVLMNDEGDVLAQTVSATDGSFGFPLNCSTQYSIRAAKEDYSTAEKAFATSNIMSADISKTLFMKTGRDLGVTPAGLGADLVNILGLRPIYFDYDKDNIRYDAEIELRKVAAVMKTYPTMKIDVRSHTDSRADDAYNMDLSNRRAQSTIAWLVSNGGIDKARLTGQGYGETQLTNGCVNGAACSEGAHQLNRRSEFIIVQ, encoded by the coding sequence ATGAAATATTTTCTAAAATTATCTATGGCATTTGCACTGCTAGCTGGTTTTTCCGGAGTGGCACAAGAAAAAGCTATCGAAAATGGGAATGAAGAATTTAACGATTTCGCCTTTATTGATGCTCGAGAGGCATACCTAGCAGTAGCCGAAGAAGGGTATAGAGACGAGAGTATGTTAAAAAAACTGGGCGATTCGTATTACTTCACAGCAGATTATAGCAATGCTGCGAAATGGTATGGTGCATTATACGATATTTCAGATCCTATGGACCCTGAGTATTTATATCGCTACGGTTTGTCTCTTAAAAGCACAAAGCAGTATGATGCGTCTGACAATATTATGGAAGAATTTTACGCTTCCAAAGGACAAGATTATAGAGCCAATTTATTTGCTAACGAACGTAACTATTTAGCAGAAATTGAAGCACAATCTGGGCGTTTTGAACTTATTAACGTAGGGTTTAATTCTGAACTATCAGATTTCGCTCCTGCCTTCAATCAAGGAAATTTGGTTTTTGCTTCTAATAGGAAAAAAGGAAATGTTTCAAAACGATTACACGATTGGAATGAGCAACCATTTCTTGATTTATATACTGTTACAACTGGCAAGGAACAAGGGAATGAAATTTCAAAGTTTGGTAAAGGAATAAATACAAAATACCACGAGTCTACAGCTGTATTTTCTAAAGATGGAAATACTATTTATTTTACACGAAATAACTATACCGAAGGTGACTATAAGACTGGTAATAATGGTATCAACCACTTAAAACTTTATAGAGCAAAAAAGAATGGAAGTGATTGGGACGTAGAAGAACTACCTTTTAACAGTGATGACTATTCTGTTGCACATCCCGCTTTGAGTAAAGACGGAAAAACCTTATACTTCGCAAGTGATATGCCTGGAGGTAAAGGTCTAAGTGATTTGTATAAGGTTACTATTAGTGGAGATGGTTTTGGAAATCCGGTTAGCTTAGGTGACGGAATTAATACCGAAGGCCGTGAGACCTTTCCTTTTGTAAGTTCTAAAGACAAACTTTATTTTGCTTCAGATGGGCATGTAGGTTTAGGTGGTCTTGATGTATTTGTTGCAGATATGACAACCGAAGGTTTTGGGGATGTTTATAACCTCGGACGTCCTATAAATAGTCCTGTAGATGATTTCACTTTTGTTATTAATGGAACTACAGGAATTGGTTATTTTGCTTCTAATAGAGAAGGTGGGGTAGGAGATGATGATATTTATAGCTTTAATAGAGTACAAAACCTTATTACTAGTTGCGATCAAAATTTAAAAGGAACTGTTCTAGATCAAAATACGAATGAAGCCATAGGAGGAGCTACTGTTGTTTTAATGAATGACGAAGGAGATGTTTTGGCGCAAACTGTTTCTGCTACAGATGGAAGCTTTGGCTTTCCACTAAATTGTTCTACACAATACTCAATAAGAGCTGCAAAAGAAGACTATTCTACTGCAGAAAAAGCATTTGCCACATCTAACATTATGAGCGCAGATATATCTAAAACGCTCTTTATGAAAACAGGTCGAGACTTAGGAGTAACTCCTGCAGGACTTGGAGCCGACTTAGTAAATATTCTTGGCTTAAGACCTATTTATTTTGACTATGATAAGGATAATATTAGATATGATGCTGAAATTGAATTGAGAAAAGTTGCGGCCGTTATGAAAACGTATCCAACTATGAAAATTGATGTACGTTCACACACAGATAGTAGAGCAGACGATGCATACAATATGGACTTGTCTAACCGCAGAGCTCAATCTACTATTGCGTGGTTGGTTTCTAATGGAGGAATCGATAAAGCACGTTTAACAGGACAAGGTTATGGAGAAACACAATTAACCAATGGTTGCGTAAATGGTGCAGCTTGCTCTGAAGGAGCCCACCAATTAAACAGAAGGTCAGAATTTATTATTGTGCAGTAA
- a CDS encoding TIGR03915 family putative DNA repair protein encodes MKIILKYDGSFEGFLTAVFEVYEQKIECPSIEASQRFAENLFDAIEVIYTDEAKAKRVYNGLIPFCKSSGLLTMYRAFLSEQQGIEDALLHLIMRSLSEKKAVLTDYSDPYILRIAKTVKMVDREKHRMDAFIRFQLTKDGLYFATVEPDFNVLPLLIGHFKKRYADQRWLIYDIKRNFGLHYDLNNVDTVVLNDKPLSINGAKNALIFSEKELAFQSLWKCYFDSTNIKERKNMKLHLQHVPRRYWKFLSEKFIN; translated from the coding sequence ATGAAAATAATTTTAAAATACGATGGTAGCTTCGAGGGTTTCTTAACGGCCGTATTTGAGGTCTACGAACAAAAAATTGAGTGCCCGTCTATTGAGGCTTCCCAACGTTTTGCTGAAAATTTATTCGATGCTATAGAAGTCATTTACACAGACGAAGCAAAAGCCAAAAGAGTTTATAACGGATTGATACCTTTTTGTAAGTCATCAGGACTGTTAACAATGTATCGTGCTTTTTTAAGTGAACAACAGGGTATTGAAGATGCTTTACTTCATTTAATTATGCGTTCCTTATCTGAAAAAAAAGCAGTTCTCACAGATTATTCAGATCCCTATATTTTACGTATTGCCAAAACTGTTAAAATGGTAGATAGAGAAAAACACAGGATGGATGCGTTTATACGATTTCAACTTACAAAAGACGGACTTTATTTTGCAACTGTAGAACCAGATTTTAATGTGTTGCCGTTGCTCATTGGCCATTTCAAAAAACGGTATGCCGACCAGCGGTGGCTGATTTATGACATAAAGCGAAATTTTGGTTTACACTATGATTTAAATAATGTTGACACCGTAGTTTTAAATGACAAACCTTTGTCTATAAATGGAGCGAAGAATGCTTTAATTTTTTCTGAAAAAGAACTTGCGTTTCAGTCTCTTTGGAAATGTTATTTTGACAGCACCAATATTAAGGAACGAAAGAATATGAAGCTACATTTACAGCATGTTCCTCGACGATATTGGAAGTTTTTAAGTGAGAAATTTATCAATTGA
- a CDS encoding putative DNA modification/repair radical SAM protein codes for MNFDRIKEKLTILADAAKYDVSCASSGSKRANKNKGLGNSTGMGICHTYTEDGRCVSLLKILLTNHCIFDCAYCVTRKSNDIKRAAFKVQEVVDLTIAFYRRNYIEGLFLSSGIFKNADYTMERLVLVAKKLREEENFNGYIHLKSIPDASDELMRQAGLYADRLSVNIEIPTEKGLKLLAPDKKREDFIKPMLKVKNEIIQYKAEKKRIRSTPLYAPAGQSTQMIIGAGGETDAEIMYTSSYFYKKFNMKRVYYSGYVPISYDSRLPAIGTDVPMLRENRLYQTDWLLRFYGFDIRELLTKENPNLESDIDPKLSWALRNLDVFPLDINKADKQLLARIPGIGMKSVHKILHARKYRNLNWEHLKKIGISLNRAQYFITCESRHFESKDRTAAQIKSLILSNSSSKFQKTYSSQLNLFTAHDGLQTA; via the coding sequence ATGAATTTCGACAGAATAAAAGAAAAACTAACTATTTTGGCAGATGCTGCTAAATATGATGTTTCATGTGCTTCTAGTGGCAGTAAAAGAGCTAATAAAAACAAAGGACTAGGTAACAGTACCGGCATGGGAATTTGTCATACCTATACAGAAGATGGTCGTTGTGTTTCTCTATTAAAAATTTTACTTACCAATCATTGTATTTTCGATTGTGCCTATTGTGTAACACGAAAAAGCAACGACATAAAACGTGCGGCATTTAAAGTACAGGAGGTAGTAGATTTAACCATAGCCTTTTATCGAAGAAATTATATTGAAGGTTTGTTTTTAAGTAGTGGTATTTTCAAAAATGCAGACTACACCATGGAACGCTTGGTATTGGTAGCTAAAAAACTTCGAGAAGAAGAAAACTTTAATGGATATATCCATCTAAAATCTATTCCAGATGCCAGTGACGAACTCATGAGACAGGCAGGTCTGTATGCAGATAGACTTTCCGTAAATATTGAAATTCCTACTGAAAAAGGTCTAAAACTGCTTGCTCCCGATAAGAAACGTGAAGATTTTATAAAACCCATGCTAAAGGTTAAGAATGAAATTATTCAGTATAAAGCAGAAAAAAAGAGAATTAGGAGTACACCATTGTATGCACCAGCAGGACAAAGTACGCAAATGATTATTGGTGCGGGAGGCGAAACCGATGCCGAGATTATGTATACCTCTTCTTATTTCTATAAAAAGTTTAATATGAAGCGTGTATATTACTCTGGATATGTCCCTATTAGCTACGATAGTAGACTACCCGCAATAGGCACAGATGTGCCAATGTTGCGAGAAAATAGACTCTACCAAACAGATTGGTTACTTCGATTTTATGGTTTTGACATTCGGGAACTCTTAACTAAAGAAAATCCAAACTTAGAGAGCGATATAGATCCAAAACTTAGTTGGGCATTACGTAATTTAGATGTATTTCCTTTAGATATTAACAAAGCAGACAAACAATTGCTAGCACGTATCCCGGGAATTGGCATGAAATCGGTTCATAAAATTCTACATGCAAGAAAGTACCGAAACTTGAATTGGGAGCACTTAAAAAAAATTGGGATTTCTCTAAATCGCGCTCAATATTTTATCACTTGTGAATCAAGGCATTTTGAAAGCAAAGATCGAACAGCGGCACAAATAAAAAGTCTAATTCTTTCTAACTCTAGCAGCAAATTTCAAAAAACATACTCGTCACAATTAAATTTATTTACCGCACATGACGGGCTACAGACGGCATGA
- a CDS encoding XRE family transcriptional regulator has translation MELFLFIGNIPVIILENIQIIVYSKMDSKLSIEARRFKKVREEQHHTQQSFAEILEIGATTADIERGKTKLSGKVVMELLRQFNINPLWLFGKSFTQYVDVNGGNVSPKVIALDSEDKERILLVNQKAAAGYPQNIHDVSWYETLPAFNIPLPQYRNATYRGFQVEGDSMLPNIRPNEWVLGKAVPSVAEASDSKIYIVVLNDSVLVKKLQKVANAPEKVRLISLNPEYIPLEVPVKNIQELWMVNSKLSFGLDEPSESTLLRQLQQSMEELKGQISNLNT, from the coding sequence ATGGAACTATTCCTTTTTATAGGAAATATTCCTGTAATTATTTTGGAAAATATCCAAATTATAGTATATTCGAAGATGGATTCGAAACTTTCTATAGAAGCTCGTAGGTTTAAAAAGGTGCGAGAAGAGCAGCATCATACTCAGCAGTCTTTTGCTGAAATTTTAGAAATAGGTGCAACCACTGCAGACATTGAGCGTGGTAAAACTAAATTATCTGGCAAGGTGGTGATGGAATTGTTACGTCAGTTTAATATAAATCCGCTGTGGCTTTTTGGTAAAAGTTTTACCCAATATGTAGATGTGAATGGCGGTAATGTAAGCCCGAAAGTTATTGCCTTAGATTCTGAAGATAAGGAGCGTATTCTTTTAGTAAATCAGAAGGCAGCCGCTGGGTATCCTCAAAACATTCACGATGTTTCTTGGTATGAAACTTTGCCAGCATTCAATATTCCATTGCCACAGTATCGCAATGCAACGTACAGAGGTTTTCAAGTGGAAGGAGATAGTATGCTCCCTAATATAAGACCCAATGAATGGGTTCTTGGCAAAGCAGTTCCTAGTGTAGCCGAGGCAAGCGATAGCAAGATTTATATTGTAGTTTTAAATGACTCTGTTCTAGTTAAAAAACTACAGAAAGTAGCGAATGCTCCAGAGAAAGTAAGGCTCATTTCTTTAAATCCGGAGTATATTCCGTTAGAAGTGCCTGTTAAAAATATTCAAGAACTCTGGATGGTGAACAGTAAACTTTCTTTTGGATTAGATGAGCCTTCAGAAAGTACGTTGTTACGACAATTACAGCAATCTATGGAAGAATTAAAAGGGCAAATCAGCAACTTAAATACATAA
- a CDS encoding DUF2461 domain-containing protein — MNFSLLYDFLCKLQKNNAKDWMDANRSEYHNVRDLYINWLDALNIKLAILDTNYYDTPGKKAINRINNNLLFHPNKPVYKDHFGAGLDQVSKQGDFYIHLGTNESFIGGGYWHPSSKTLKSIRQAIDYNGDEFKKILNKKSFQNMFGGLLDDNPLKTAPKGFSRDHRHIDLLRRRSFAVSVQLTKKEVIHPNFENRVIEIYKELLPFRRYLNQAVTV; from the coding sequence ATGAATTTCTCATTGCTCTATGATTTTTTGTGCAAACTGCAAAAAAACAACGCTAAAGATTGGATGGATGCCAATAGATCTGAATACCATAATGTTCGTGATTTATATATTAATTGGTTAGATGCTTTAAATATAAAGTTGGCAATATTAGATACTAATTATTACGACACTCCAGGAAAAAAAGCAATAAATAGAATTAATAATAACCTCCTATTTCACCCCAACAAACCAGTGTATAAAGATCATTTTGGCGCAGGTCTAGATCAAGTGAGTAAGCAAGGTGATTTTTATATTCATTTGGGCACAAATGAGTCATTTATTGGTGGAGGCTACTGGCACCCTTCCTCCAAAACACTAAAAAGTATACGGCAGGCGATAGATTATAATGGTGATGAGTTTAAAAAAATATTGAACAAAAAAAGTTTTCAAAATATGTTTGGTGGTTTGCTAGATGATAACCCACTTAAAACTGCACCTAAAGGTTTTTCGCGAGACCATAGACATATAGACTTACTTCGTAGACGGTCGTTTGCCGTAAGTGTTCAACTTACTAAGAAGGAAGTGATACATCCCAATTTTGAGAATCGCGTGATTGAAATTTACAAAGAATTACTACCGTTTAGAAGGTATTTAAATCAGGCGGTTACCGTTTAG
- a CDS encoding 3-deoxy-D-manno-octulosonic acid transferase produces the protein MRTFVKGRKTTFSTLTEQISATDQTFWFHCASLGEFEQGLPIMEAMRRSFPSYKIVISFFSPSGYEIKKNTPIADCVVYLPMDTPANAHKFIKLAHPTLALFVKYEFWPNYLFQLKKQKIPSVLIAGLFRNEQVFFKSYGNFMRKALASFNHIFVQNARSQELLESIHIQQVSLSGDTRFDRVSQQIEQNNKLEFMESFLGNALCVVCGSTWVEDENVLLSFINEAPQHVKFVIAPHKIDPAKIDALRKKLKQPSHLYSGGVEDQSALENTKILIIDTIGLLTKIYSYADVAYVGGAMGSTGLHNILEAATFGVPVLIGQHYKEFPEAIRLQSLAGLFSVKNAEECSAILTKLTTNTAFRNKTGMIAGHFVNSNTGATAITLVYIEKLMAEFSKR, from the coding sequence ATGCGCACATTTGTAAAGGGTAGAAAGACAACATTTAGCACCCTTACAGAACAAATTTCGGCAACAGACCAGACTTTTTGGTTTCACTGCGCCTCCTTAGGAGAGTTTGAACAAGGGCTTCCAATTATGGAAGCTATGCGACGCTCTTTTCCATCTTATAAAATTGTAATTTCTTTTTTTTCTCCTTCAGGATATGAAATCAAGAAAAATACACCCATTGCAGATTGCGTAGTATACCTACCCATGGACACACCTGCCAATGCTCATAAATTTATCAAACTAGCCCACCCCACTTTGGCCTTATTTGTTAAGTACGAATTTTGGCCCAACTATCTCTTTCAGCTTAAAAAACAAAAAATTCCAAGTGTTTTAATTGCTGGCCTTTTTAGAAATGAACAAGTTTTTTTCAAATCCTACGGAAATTTTATGCGCAAAGCACTTGCTAGTTTTAATCACATTTTTGTTCAAAATGCAAGGTCTCAAGAATTGCTTGAAAGCATCCACATACAACAAGTTTCCTTAAGTGGCGATACCAGATTCGATAGAGTATCACAGCAAATAGAGCAAAACAATAAGCTTGAGTTTATGGAAAGCTTTTTAGGTAATGCGCTTTGTGTTGTATGTGGAAGCACATGGGTAGAAGATGAAAACGTATTACTTTCATTTATAAATGAAGCGCCGCAACATGTGAAATTTGTAATAGCACCACACAAGATTGATCCTGCAAAAATTGATGCGCTAAGAAAGAAACTGAAGCAGCCATCACATTTATATTCAGGTGGAGTGGAAGATCAAAGTGCACTTGAAAATACCAAAATTCTTATTATAGATACCATCGGTCTGCTTACGAAAATCTATAGTTATGCCGATGTTGCGTATGTAGGAGGTGCGATGGGTTCTACGGGACTTCATAACATTTTAGAGGCTGCAACTTTTGGCGTTCCCGTACTTATCGGGCAGCATTACAAAGAATTTCCTGAAGCTATTCGTCTACAGTCGCTCGCAGGGCTTTTCTCCGTAAAAAACGCTGAGGAGTGTAGTGCAATCTTGACGAAATTAACAACTAACACCGCTTTCAGAAATAAAACAGGAATGATTGCAGGCCATTTTGTAAACAGCAATACGGGAGCCACGGCTATCACCTTAGTCTATATAGAAAAGTTGATGGCTGAATTTTCTAAACGGTAA
- a CDS encoding DegT/DnrJ/EryC1/StrS family aminotransferase has product MKKIQMVDLKGQYQHIKEKVNQSVLDVIESTAFVNGPEVHAFQKELEDYLEVKHVIPCANGTDALQIAMMALGLQPGDEVITADFTFAATVEVIALLQLTPVLVDVDPVNFNIDISAIEKAITPKTKAIVPVHLFGLAANMDAIMELAKKHDLYVIEDNAQGIGATYTSKDGTKTKTGAIGHVASTSFFPSKNLGCYGDGGAIFTNDDDLAHTIRGIVNHGMYVRYHHDVVGVNSRLDSIQATILRAKLPHLDSYNTARRNAARKYSEALQGIDGIVTPTGYCDSGNSICETCDCHVFHQYTLRILDADRDALVAHLNEQGIPCGVYYPIPLHLQKAYADSRYNEADFAVTNSLVKEVISLPMHTELDDEQINFITETVINFVSR; this is encoded by the coding sequence ATGAAAAAAATTCAAATGGTCGATCTTAAAGGCCAATACCAGCATATCAAGGAAAAGGTAAATCAGTCGGTTCTCGATGTTATTGAATCAACTGCCTTTGTAAATGGACCTGAAGTCCATGCATTTCAGAAAGAACTTGAAGATTACCTTGAGGTAAAGCATGTGATACCATGTGCTAATGGTACCGATGCTCTTCAAATTGCTATGATGGCATTAGGGTTACAACCGGGAGACGAGGTGATAACAGCCGATTTTACCTTTGCGGCTACCGTCGAGGTAATTGCACTCTTACAATTAACACCAGTGCTAGTTGATGTGGATCCTGTTAATTTTAACATAGATATTTCAGCAATAGAAAAAGCAATTACGCCTAAAACCAAGGCTATTGTTCCGGTACACTTATTTGGCTTAGCGGCAAATATGGATGCTATTATGGAGCTTGCCAAGAAACATGACTTGTATGTTATTGAAGATAATGCTCAAGGAATTGGCGCTACCTACACCTCTAAAGATGGAACTAAGACAAAAACGGGTGCGATAGGCCATGTAGCCTCTACATCGTTCTTCCCTTCAAAAAATCTTGGATGCTACGGAGATGGAGGTGCAATTTTTACCAACGATGATGATTTAGCACATACCATACGAGGAATTGTAAATCATGGTATGTATGTAAGATATCATCACGACGTTGTTGGGGTTAATTCGAGACTAGACTCTATTCAGGCTACAATTCTTAGAGCCAAATTACCGCATCTTGATAGCTATAATACGGCGCGTAGAAATGCTGCAAGAAAGTATTCTGAAGCTCTTCAGGGTATTGATGGCATTGTTACTCCAACCGGTTATTGTGATTCTGGAAATAGTATTTGCGAAACATGTGATTGTCATGTGTTTCACCAATATACATTACGTATTCTGGACGCAGACCGCGATGCCTTAGTAGCTCATTTAAATGAACAAGGAATTCCGTGTGGTGTGTACTATCCAATACCGTTACACCTTCAAAAGGCATACGCAGATTCACGCTACAACGAAGCAGACTTTGCAGTTACTAATAGCTTAGTAAAAGAGGTGATATCATTACCAATGCATACTGAATTAGACGATGAACAAATAAATTTTATTACTGAAACAGTAATTAATTTTGTTTCTAGATAG